A single genomic interval of Christensenellaceae bacterium 44-20 harbors:
- a CDS encoding DUF4173 domain-containing protein: MNQTANKPIKTLVLASLLSLAGTFLFYDCLWKGAPLGANVPVFFVLFYAALCVLCRGKMNVLRCHNYLLLLLGFGFSLTFALYNNPLLLFLNALALLFCTLLQINLMLELETFPPFSLGSLNNICFSLFVRPFHRIGKALSPEKSQRKALLPILMAILILIPVLGLLLYLLASADQVFAELLGRIFRIDSLADLLLWVLISAGGGMMLASLFTSLLTERQQPSAGKQKTPAKFNLLATIIVLAGVALLMIVFALVQGIFLFGSARLPSGLTYSEYARQGFFQLCAAAIFVFALVCLCRTCTRHAQGAQKRLILALYTVLLLCTIMLSASSFYRLMLYERAFSYTRLRIYVQAFLILLSLICAGSIVHIWLPWQGIRQMTALVCLVCLLGLSFLNADAFIARANTKRLDKTMGTYGEYGDLDYLLNLSVDALPYYIDTIELSDLAPEPEPNWDLGASDDDYGYWSRNSLRHMRCIRLRGLIAQIERGRGDLRFWNLGRDISPEKLANLGQMVEQALAQHGSR; this comes from the coding sequence ATGAATCAGACGGCGAATAAGCCCATCAAAACTCTCGTGCTGGCCAGCCTTCTTTCTCTGGCCGGAACCTTTCTGTTTTACGATTGCCTTTGGAAGGGCGCGCCTCTTGGCGCGAACGTCCCGGTTTTTTTCGTGTTGTTTTATGCCGCGCTCTGCGTGCTCTGCCGCGGCAAAATGAACGTCCTGCGCTGCCACAACTATCTCTTGCTGCTGCTTGGCTTTGGCTTCTCTTTGACGTTCGCGCTCTATAATAACCCGCTTCTGCTCTTTTTAAACGCTCTGGCGCTGCTGTTCTGCACTCTGCTGCAAATCAACCTCATGCTGGAGCTGGAGACTTTCCCGCCCTTTTCTCTGGGCAGTTTGAACAACATCTGTTTCTCGCTGTTCGTCCGCCCGTTCCACCGAATCGGCAAGGCGCTCTCTCCCGAAAAGAGCCAGCGAAAGGCGCTGCTGCCTATTCTCATGGCGATTCTCATTCTCATCCCCGTGCTGGGCCTTTTGCTCTATCTGCTGGCCTCGGCGGATCAGGTGTTCGCAGAGCTTCTGGGCAGAATCTTCCGCATCGACAGCCTGGCGGATCTTCTGCTATGGGTGCTGATTTCCGCTGGCGGCGGCATGATGCTGGCCAGCCTGTTCACTTCCCTGCTCACAGAGCGCCAGCAGCCGTCTGCGGGCAAGCAGAAAACGCCCGCCAAATTCAACCTCCTGGCAACGATCATCGTGCTGGCAGGCGTCGCGCTATTGATGATCGTGTTCGCGCTGGTGCAGGGAATTTTCCTCTTCGGCTCTGCCCGGCTCCCCTCCGGCCTGACTTACAGCGAATACGCCCGGCAGGGCTTCTTCCAGCTTTGCGCCGCCGCCATCTTTGTCTTTGCGCTGGTCTGCCTCTGCCGCACCTGCACGCGCCATGCCCAGGGGGCGCAGAAACGCCTGATTTTGGCGCTCTATACCGTCCTGCTGCTCTGCACTATCATGCTCTCTGCCTCTTCCTTTTATCGGCTGATGCTCTATGAGAGGGCTTTTTCCTATACGCGGCTGCGTATCTATGTGCAGGCTTTTCTCATCCTGCTCAGCCTCATCTGCGCGGGCAGCATCGTGCATATCTGGCTTCCCTGGCAAGGCATCCGGCAGATGACGGCGCTGGTCTGCCTCGTTTGCCTGCTCGGGCTTTCCTTCCTGAATGCCGATGCCTTCATCGCCCGGGCAAATACCAAGCGTCTGGATAAAACCATGGGCACATACGGCGAATACGGCGATCTGGATTACCTGCTCAACCTCTCTGTCGATGCGCTCCCCTATTATATCGATACCATCGAACTGAGCGATCTCGCGCCCGAGCCAGAGCCCAACTGGGATCTGGGCGCCAGCGACGACGACTATGGCTACTGGTCGCGCAACAGCCTGCGCCATATGCGCTGTATCCGCCTCCGGGGGCTGATCGCGCAAATCGAGCGCGGCAGGGGCGATCTGCGCTTTTGGAACCTGGGCAGGGATATTTCCCCCGAAAAGCTCGCCAATCTCGGGCAAATGGTCGAGCAGGCGCTGGCCCAGCATGGGAGCAGATAA
- the rpsO gene encoding 30S ribosomal protein S15, translated as MGQIDKAAIIAEYATHEGDTGSPEVQVALLTARINHLNEHFKTNAKDHHSRRGLLKMVGRRKGLLNYLKSKDIERYRTLIAKLGLRK; from the coding sequence ATGGGACAGATCGATAAGGCAGCAATTATTGCAGAGTATGCGACGCACGAGGGAGACACGGGCTCGCCTGAAGTTCAGGTTGCGCTGCTCACCGCGCGCATTAATCACTTAAACGAGCATTTCAAAACCAACGCGAAGGATCACCATTCGCGCCGCGGCCTGCTCAAGATGGTCGGCCGCAGAAAAGGCCTGCTCAACTATCTGAAGAGCAAGGACATCGAGCGCTACCGTACGCTTATCGCAAAACTCGGCCTGAGAAAATAA
- a CDS encoding pitrilysin family protein produces MTDYFTLSNGLKVYGEYLPNMRSATIGIWTKTGSAAETMEENGMSHFLEHMFFKGTERRSYQQIAQEIDNMGAQANAFTSKELTCYYIQSIDEKVPQALDILLDMFCHSVFPEKEIQKEKGVILEEIAMSQDSPDDLLHDKLAETFFTGTPLSKTILGPAENIRRFTREDVLAYQKKHYHADNIVVAIAGNYQRQAIQAQLEEQLGSIPGGMPQQIFGPLAGWEPQARELTLKKDIEQVNLGLGFPMYGFLDDRKYAGSILSSILGGGMSSRLFQKVREELGAAYSVYSFPAIYCSGGMMVIYAGTSLEKLEQVTSGIMGEIENLRKNGITEEELKNTKVQLCSSYVMGRETSSAKMNSLGKMALLCGRIIEEDELLEQVRRISMAEIKQAISYIFDLNKMSKVIVQPQKA; encoded by the coding sequence ATGACAGACTATTTTACGCTATCGAACGGATTAAAAGTTTACGGGGAGTATTTGCCGAATATGCGTTCGGCGACGATTGGCATCTGGACCAAGACGGGCTCTGCCGCCGAGACCATGGAAGAAAACGGCATGTCGCATTTTCTCGAGCACATGTTTTTTAAGGGGACAGAGCGGCGAAGCTATCAGCAGATTGCCCAGGAGATCGACAATATGGGGGCACAGGCCAACGCTTTTACTTCCAAGGAGCTGACCTGCTACTATATTCAGAGCATCGATGAGAAAGTGCCCCAGGCGCTGGATATTCTGCTGGATATGTTCTGCCATTCGGTGTTCCCGGAGAAGGAGATTCAAAAGGAAAAGGGCGTTATTTTAGAGGAGATCGCCATGTCGCAGGATTCGCCGGACGATTTGCTGCACGACAAACTGGCAGAGACTTTCTTTACCGGGACGCCGCTTTCCAAAACCATTCTCGGGCCGGCGGAGAATATTCGCCGCTTCACGAGAGAGGACGTTCTGGCCTATCAAAAGAAGCACTATCACGCGGATAATATCGTCGTGGCGATTGCGGGAAATTACCAGAGGCAGGCGATTCAGGCGCAGCTGGAGGAGCAGCTCGGCAGCATTCCCGGCGGAATGCCTCAGCAGATATTCGGGCCTTTGGCGGGTTGGGAGCCGCAGGCCAGGGAGCTGACGCTCAAAAAGGATATTGAGCAGGTGAACCTCGGCCTGGGTTTCCCGATGTACGGATTTTTGGACGATCGCAAATATGCCGGGAGCATCCTCTCCAGCATTTTGGGCGGCGGCATGAGCTCCAGGCTGTTCCAGAAGGTGCGGGAAGAGCTGGGCGCGGCCTACTCCGTCTATTCCTTCCCGGCCATCTACTGCAGCGGCGGCATGATGGTGATCTATGCGGGAACTTCCTTGGAAAAGCTGGAGCAGGTAACCAGCGGCATCATGGGGGAGATAGAGAATTTAAGGAAAAACGGGATTACGGAGGAGGAGCTGAAAAACACCAAAGTACAGCTCTGCTCCAGCTATGTGATGGGCCGGGAGACCAGCTCGGCCAAGATGAACTCTCTTGGCAAAATGGCGCTGCTCTGCGGGCGGATTATCGAAGAGGATGAGCTGCTGGAACAGGTGCGCCGCATCTCCATGGCAGAGATTAAGCAGGCCATCTCCTATATTTTCGATCTGAATAAGATGAGCAAAGTGATCGTGCAGCCCCAGAAGGCATAG
- a CDS encoding polyribonucleotide nucleotidyltransferase — MQENHVYKMELGGRELVVESGKYCSQADGSCIVRCGDTVVLVNATASENPRDGVDFFPLSIEFEEKMYAVGKIPGGFIKREGRPSEKAILACRLIDRPLRPLFPKGYYNDVQVIVTVLSVDPDVPPEILGMIGSSVALSISGLPFMGPTGSVVVGYVDGQFVINPSSEQRAKSRMHLTVAGTKDAVMMVEAGANEVSEAEMLEAILLAHEEVKKICAFIEGIKADIGKPEQEYELYHVSEELDAAVREKFYDRMVWAMDTTSRTERETREKQVKQEAVEYFAEEYPDSKADIHNSLYAIMKEIVRKKIANDGIRPDGRGYEDVRPIWCEAGIMPRTHGSAVFTRGQTQVMNLVTLGPIGDGQTLDGISEDTFKRYMHQYNMPPYSTGEAKPLRSTNRREVGHGALAERAILPMLPSEEEFPYAIRAVSEVLSSNGSTSQASICASSMALMDAGVPMKAPVAGTAMGLIKQDGKVVVLTDIQGLEDFLGDMDFKVAGTDKGITAIQMDIKIKGIDKEILERALAQALRGRLHILGKMNEVLAEPREHLSAYAPKIMQFSIDPEKISEVIGPRGKMINKIIAETGVKIDIEDDGRVAIATSDDVAAAEAKRMIMDIVREIKVGDVYLGKVTRLMQFGAFVELLPGKEGMVHISKLSNKRVEKIEDFCKVGDEMLVRVNEIDEKKRVNLIHRGVTMEDLVAFQSKED; from the coding sequence ATGCAAGAAAATCATGTGTATAAGATGGAGCTGGGCGGCAGAGAGCTCGTTGTCGAATCCGGCAAATACTGCTCTCAGGCAGATGGCTCCTGCATTGTGCGCTGCGGGGATACGGTTGTCCTCGTCAACGCGACGGCTTCTGAAAACCCGAGAGACGGTGTGGATTTCTTCCCGCTCAGCATCGAGTTTGAAGAGAAAATGTATGCTGTAGGCAAAATCCCCGGGGGATTCATCAAGCGGGAGGGGCGCCCCTCTGAAAAGGCAATTCTGGCCTGCCGCCTGATCGACCGGCCGCTGCGGCCGCTCTTCCCCAAGGGCTATTATAACGATGTTCAGGTGATCGTCACGGTGCTCTCCGTGGATCCGGATGTGCCGCCGGAAATCCTTGGCATGATCGGCTCCTCGGTTGCGCTTTCCATTTCCGGGCTTCCCTTCATGGGGCCGACGGGCTCGGTTGTCGTCGGTTATGTGGACGGGCAGTTCGTCATCAACCCAAGCAGCGAGCAGCGCGCAAAGAGCCGCATGCATCTGACTGTCGCCGGCACCAAAGATGCCGTCATGATGGTTGAGGCAGGGGCGAACGAGGTCAGCGAGGCAGAGATGCTGGAGGCAATTCTGCTGGCGCATGAGGAAGTCAAGAAAATCTGCGCTTTCATCGAAGGCATTAAGGCGGATATCGGCAAGCCCGAGCAGGAATATGAGCTCTATCACGTTTCCGAAGAGCTGGATGCGGCCGTGCGCGAAAAGTTCTACGACCGCATGGTTTGGGCGATGGATACCACCAGCCGCACCGAGCGCGAAACCCGCGAAAAGCAGGTCAAGCAGGAGGCTGTGGAGTATTTCGCAGAGGAATATCCGGACAGCAAGGCGGATATTCATAACAGCCTTTATGCGATTATGAAGGAGATTGTCCGCAAGAAAATCGCCAACGACGGCATCCGGCCGGATGGCAGAGGCTATGAGGATGTCCGCCCCATTTGGTGCGAAGCGGGCATCATGCCCAGAACGCACGGCAGCGCCGTCTTTACCCGCGGCCAGACGCAGGTGATGAACCTGGTAACGCTGGGGCCCATCGGCGATGGCCAGACGCTGGACGGCATCTCGGAAGATACCTTCAAGCGCTATATGCATCAGTATAATATGCCGCCCTATTCCACGGGCGAGGCAAAGCCGCTGCGCAGCACGAACAGAAGAGAAGTGGGTCATGGCGCTCTGGCAGAGCGGGCGATTCTGCCCATGCTCCCCTCGGAAGAGGAGTTCCCCTATGCGATCCGCGCGGTTTCTGAAGTGCTCAGCTCCAACGGCTCGACTTCCCAGGCCAGCATCTGCGCAAGCTCCATGGCGCTGATGGACGCAGGCGTTCCCATGAAGGCGCCGGTAGCGGGCACGGCAATGGGCCTCATCAAGCAGGATGGCAAAGTCGTCGTGCTGACGGATATTCAGGGCCTGGAAGACTTCCTTGGCGATATGGACTTCAAAGTCGCCGGGACGGATAAGGGCATCACGGCTATCCAGATGGATATCAAGATCAAGGGCATCGACAAGGAGATTCTGGAGCGCGCATTGGCGCAGGCACTGCGCGGCCGTCTGCACATTCTGGGCAAGATGAACGAAGTTTTGGCGGAACCCAGAGAGCATCTCTCGGCTTATGCGCCCAAGATCATGCAGTTCAGCATCGATCCTGAGAAGATCAGCGAAGTTATCGGGCCGAGAGGCAAGATGATCAACAAGATCATCGCTGAGACGGGCGTCAAAATCGATATTGAGGATGATGGCCGCGTCGCCATCGCGACTTCGGATGATGTTGCCGCCGCAGAGGCAAAGCGCATGATCATGGATATCGTCCGGGAGATCAAGGTGGGCGATGTTTACCTGGGCAAAGTAACGCGGCTGATGCAGTTTGGCGCATTTGTCGAGCTGCTGCCCGGCAAGGAAGGCATGGTTCATATCTCCAAGCTCTCCAACAAGCGCGTGGAAAAAATCGAGGATTTCTGCAAGGTGGGCGATGAAATGCTCGTTCGCGTCAATGAAATTGATGAGAAGAAGCGCGTCAACCTCATTCACCGCGGCGTAACGATGGAAGACCTCGTTGCGTTCCAAAGCAAAGAGGACTAA